In one Lycorma delicatula isolate Av1 chromosome 5, ASM4794821v1, whole genome shotgun sequence genomic region, the following are encoded:
- the LOC142325791 gene encoding protein FAM200C-like — MKGISGHLVSLKNEIGYHFPDVSSENWELKLTKDPFKIDVDILPNHIQKPAIDLKCDSQANAEFRKMNVEDFWLNYFPVYRKLALEAAKWLVQFSSTYICESGFLH; from the coding sequence ATGAAAGGCATATCAGGGCATTTGGTATCACTGAAAAATGAAATTGGATACCATTTTCCAGATGTTAGTTCAGAAAACTGGGAGTTAAAGTTGACAAAAGATCCCTTTAAAATCGACGTGGATATACTTCCTAATCATATTCAGAAACCAGCAATCGACCTAAAATGTGATTCTCAAGCAAACGCGGAATTCAGAAAAATGAATGTTGAGGATTTTTGGTTAAACTATTTTCCTGTTTACCGAAAACTTGCTTTGGAAGCTGCGAAGTGGTTAGTACAGTTTTCATCCACATATATCTGTGAATCTGGATTTCTACATTAg